CCACACCGTTTGTACCCGCAACATCTTCCTCACACGTTTTCAACAACTCCCGACCGTATCCGTGTCCTTTAAACGATCCGGCCACCCACAGGCAATTGATGAAGGTGTAGCCGTCCGCCTCGATAGGCACCCAAGCATATTCAGCCGGTAAATACTCGATGAAAACTTTTCCCCGGACATTCAGTTTGACAAACTTCAATCCCTCCTCCATACGACACGCCAACCACTCTTTCTTGGCCTCCACTCCCTCAGCACTTTTCTTGTCGGACATGGCACAACAAATATGTTCCTGTCCTATATTCTCTTGGGTTAAAATCACTTTATCCATATTCTCATTTTGCAGATAAAGATACAACAATTATATACACAATAATCCCTATTTCGTAATTTTCCGAACAACCCGACAAGGATTTCCCACGGCAACCACGTTAGCCGGAATATCCTTCGTCACAACACTCCCCGCACCGATCACCGTATTAGCACCAATAGTTACTCCCGGTACAATCGTCACGTTTCCCCCAATCCAGACATTGTTCCCGATATTTACCGGATAAGCGTATTCCAACCCCGAATTACGAATCTCCGCATCCAACGGGTGACCTGCCGTGTATATGTTCACATTCGGGGCAAGCATCACGTTATCACCAATCGTCACGGGAGCCACGTCGAGAATCGTACACCCCACGTTCGCATAAAAATTCTCCCCGACGCGGATATTATACCCGTAATCACAATTAAACGGCTGTTCAATCAGAAAATTATCCCCTGTACTTCCTAATAATTCCCGCAAGATACGTTCCCTGATCTCTTTCTCGGAAGGCCGGGTATGATTATAATCGTACAACAACTCTTTGGCCCGAATCCTCTCCGCGTATAGTACGGGGTCCATGGCGTTATACAGCTCCCCGTCAAGCATCTTCTCTTTCTCTGTCTTCATCATTTTTTTACTTTATACAAAAAGGCTGTTCGGAAAGTCTTATCCAGTATCTACAAGCTACCCCCTCCAACTCCCCCTTACACAGGGGGAGAGCTGATTACCAAGCGGTTTCTCCCCCTGTGCAAGGGGAGTTAGTGGGGGTAGTTGTTGAAAAAATGACTTTTCGAACAGCCCCTTTGACTAAATATATTTTCCTCTATCAAGCGTCTTTCTTGGCATACTCGGACAATTCACACCCGAAAGTATCCATCAGGTAATTATCCAGCTCATCTGCCTTGAACGCCATATTCGTGATATTTTTCTGTACCTCGTCTGCAAAATCAGAGAAGATGTCGGAGATGTGAATCCGGTAAGACAGGTAAATCTGATTACCGTCCAATCCCAATTGATAAGGTTTCACCTCTGCATTCAACAAGTACGTCAACACGGGTTCGAGATTCTTCTTCGGTAACACGTTGATCGGTGAAGTACAGAACAGGTAAGAACGCTGGTACACGAACATACGGATCTCTGAACTTCCCTTGTGGAACACCCAACTCTCGTAACCGACACGGGCCAACACGGGATTAATTCCCATAGCCTGAATAGCTTCCTCGCAGAAAACTGCCAAGTCGGTCAATGAACGTTCCTGGAAAACATTCGATGGCAACTTATCCCCGCATGACGGGCAATATTCCTCTTCATCGGAAATAAACTCGTCACAACTGTTACATTGCACGTTATATACACTTGTATCCAGATCACCGATCTGTTCCAATAACTCACGTAAAGCCGTCACCGGAATACCGAATCCCATGTTATCTGCATCCGTGATCTTGCTTGCCGTGATTGCTACCAGTTCATCCCGGTCATTGAACATCGGTCCCCCGCTGTTTCCCGGATTCACGGCGGCATCCGTCTGGATATAATAACTATCGTTAATCAACTGCCTTGGGGACGACACGGTTCCCTCGGTTACCGTGAACGGCATCCCGAACGGGTAACCTGCCACGTTGATCTTCTGTCCGATAGACACGCTATCTAACGCAGACAAAGCGATTTCCGGTAGGGCGGAGAAATCCCCCTCAGCCTTTAAAAAGGCTATATCCTTTGCCGGGTTCACCAACACGACTCTAGCGTAAAAACGATTTTTGTCGTTATCTTGCAGGGCAACCTCGCGGAAACCGTCCACCACGTGGTAATTCGTCACGAACAGGTCATAATTTTTCAAGTAAAAACAACTGCCTGACCCACCGGCATGATTGACCTTATATACAGCGTTAAAAATATTCTGTTCCATAATCATTAAATTTCATTATTGTTGCTGACCGTTTCCCATATAAGTGGCGGCTAACTGTTGTACTTTCAACATATAATCTTCCATACTCACCTGTCCGGCAGCTAGCTGTTGCTGCAACTCCTGCACCTTCTGCACATACTCCATCATTCCACCGCCCTGTTGCATGGCTTGTGCCGCTTGTTGCATTCCTTGCTGCATCATTTGCTGCATACCCTGCATCATTTGGGACATATCAAATTCACCTTCCTCGTCGTCGTCATCATCCGGTTCCAACTCTCCCTCCATGATATTATCCATGGCAGCATGTAAGATCGGGGCAGCCTCATCCCAAGGTTTAGCGGAAGCTTTTTCCAAGGCACGAACCACAACCGCATTCACGTCATCCTGCACGTTATTATAATAGTACATCTCGTAGAACTTGTAAACAATCATCAAACAGCACGTCATGTAATCACCCGTTTCAAACGCTTGGGTGGCACGATTGTATGAATTCTCGAAATTCTCCTGAATATTCTTCAAATTAGAACGACGTTTATCCGAAATAAAGGTCTCCACGTAGTACAAATCCTCAGCCCATTGCTCTTTTGTCATTCCCTGCAAGCGGGCAATGACAGACTTCCCGTAATTCACCACTTCCGGCAGCGGAATATCTTCCCGATCCATCTCGGAAACGGCCTTATTCAAGTCGTTCAACAACTGTCCCTGCGGGTGAGCGTAATACAATATCTTCAATATCGTCGTGTCCAGCACGTTCCACGCGAACCCGTATTTCCGGTCCGCCTCGAAATCCTTCACGGCATCCATACACTCCTTACAACTCAATTGTACCACCTCGTAAACCGTGTTCAGCGTCTCATCATCAAAAGGAGTTACTTTCGGTTCATATATCCGTTGAGCCCCGAACTTGGTCTCGAACTCGTCATCATACTTGTCTCCCGTGTTACAAATCTCCTGAAGAATATAATAAATCTTGTAAGGATTTGCCAGTGCCAGCGGGCAAGTGTACTCGAATGCCAATCGATCCTTTTTCAACTCAACTTGAGCCAAGTCCATAGCATTAAAATTCAAGCCTGCAACCTGCCGTAACAAGGGAATACGATTCTTCTCCGGCAAAGAGAGAAACGGTGCGTGAATCAACAACCGATCATCCTCGATCTTTATATTCACCACGATCGAACCATGAGGAATATTAAATTCCGTTCCTTGCGCATTCCCGTATTTCTCACGGAATTCGTCGTTCACATAGTCCAATAAAGCATAGAACGACTGCAAATATTCTCCATTATCGAACGCCTCTACGCTCGTGTCGAAATAATCGACCTTAATTTTACTTTCCGTAGAAGCGATCGTGGAAAGGTTAAATGTCAATGTTTGTTTCATGACTTATAATGTATTAAATAAATAATTATGATTCACGCGCTCACTCGTGCCACATCCACACGGGAGCGCTATAAAATTATACAATTATCCGAGAAATCCACTCCTAGGCTTGTAAAAATAGGTTATAAACCAAAAAATAATCATCAAATTTCTCATAATCAACATCTCAAAACATATAATTTATCATAAGCAATCAAGGCCGCACCGCTAGTATACACCATACCCTAACCAACCTCCTTTCCCCAACAAATAATTTTTAATAAAAAGTTTGAAACTGCACCTGCTCTTTTATCGTATATACAGGAAATTTATAAACTCAAAAACACTCAAAACATGGAAATTACACATGATAAAACCAGACATATGTTCGAATTCACCGAAAACGGGAATTCGGCCGTCGTAGAATACAAACCCTTTGACGGGGGAATCAACATCTTACACACATTCGTTCCCAAACCTTTGCAAAATAAAGGCTACGGGGCCAAACTTGTGAAAGAAACGTTGGATTATGCACGGGAAAATCACTTGAAGGTTATCATCACCTGTCCTTTTGCCCGCGTATACGTGGCCCGTCATAAAGAATACGAAGATCTACTTTAATGCCATCTTCCCTACTGGCAAACACCTACACATCAGAACGAAAAACAAAAATATTGCAAAAAAGGAGTGTTTGCGACAGAATAATTTTCCAAAAAATATAGAAATTTATAATTCTATCCTTTGGAACATCGGTAAAATTTAACAACTTTGTGGTGAATTACAAGAAGTGTGTAGCATGAAATATAACATCATTATCGCGATACTAATATGTGTAATCCTGTTTATTTTATACAAGTATATACAGGCGAAACAAATTATTAGCGACAAAAAAGGAGAAATCAAAACTTCTGAGGCACTATTCAATTTTATTTTACAACACATAAAGTCCTACATCCTTGTCATTGACAGGAACTTTATCGTGGAGAAAACGAACTATTACGCAATTACAGACACCGAGGACTCCGGACAACCTAAAAGAGTCGGGGAACTACTTAATTGTGTCAATTCCCTAAATAAAGGTTGCGGCAATGGAGAACTTTGCAAGACTTGTCCCATCAGACAGGCAATAACGGAAGCCTTTAAAACGAAAAAGGACTTTTCTAACTTGGAAACCACTGTAAGCCTGCGTCTATCAGACAAGAAAACCTTCAAATGCAATGTTGCCGTTTCCGGTTCATACATGAACATTCACAACCGTCCAGAAATGTTAATTACCATTCATGACATCACGGAACTCAAACAGGCTCAAATTCGCTTACAAGATGCTTTGGCCAAAACAGAACGGATTGAAAAGTCAAAATTCACGTTTCTCGAAAAACTGAGTAACGAAATTAACGACCAGTTAAACTGCATCTTAGGCTGGACCAACCTGGTAAGTACGGATAAAACGCTGACACCTAACCAGCAAAACGAGTACATGAATCTTATATACGAACACTCCGACCAACTCTCGCATCTGGCAAATGACGTGTTGCGGCTGGCCCGGATCGATGCGCACAAGATCGATTTACAGATGGCAACCTTCTGTCTGCACGAGTTTTGCCAGGATATTATCCTTCTTCGAATGAACAACACCCACCCGAACGTGGAATTGTATTTGGAAGGAGACTCCCCGAATCTCTTGGTGTACACAGATCAACAAAAATTATATCAGGTAATTCTCAATCTCCTGTCCAACGCCCAGAAATTCACAAACAAAGGACACATCAAACTCGCTTATTCCGTGGATGAAGAACAAAATATGATTAACTTCATCGTGGAAGACACCGGCTTAGGAATGCCGCCCAGAATACACACGTACCTCTTCGAGAGATTCTACAAGGCAAACACCTTTACCGACGGCCCTGGACTAGGCCTATCTATTTGTAAGGCATACATTGAGGCGATGGGCGGAACCATTCAATTTACCTCTTCTGAAGGACGTGGAACTCGTTTCCATTTTTCGATAAGAAAAGAACCGATTCCGGCAGGTGATGTCGCTCTGGATATGCACAAGTAATACATTATCCACCACCACGACCGAGTATTTGAGTTTTTAATATAATTTACAAGACCGGCTCAAACCTTATCCGGGAAGTTTCCGTTTATCACGAAAAAACGACACGAATGGAAACAACTCAAAAGCCAAAAGAGATCATCGGGCATCTCATGGTCTTGTCAACAATTGTCATATATAGCTTTAACACGAATTTCATGAAGATCCTCATGCCGGAATGGATCGGTCCTCATGGCCTCGTGTTAATTCGTTGCACGGTCATGGCTTTCGGTTTCTGGATCATCTCCCTTTTCATCCCGGCAAATAAACAACAGGCAAAACCCAAAAGAAAAGACATCCTCATGATGATGCTGGGCGGTCTGCTCGGCATCGGGGGTAACTTACTACTATACATCAACGGCTTGAATATCACGGGTCCCGTGGATGCTTTTGTTATCCGTACCGTGCAACCTATTATCGTAATTGCACTCGCCGTACTGATTCTTCACGCAGACTTCAATCGCTACAAAGCCATCGGTATCGTTTTGGGACTCGCGGGAACTCTTTACGTTTCAATCACCCCGCACGCCGGAGCTGTGAAAGACTCATTCACAGGAGACGTTCTGATCTTCGTCGCCTCGGTTTTCAATGCGCTCTATCTCATATTAATCAAACCCTACACCCAGAAATTCAATTCGGTTATCGTGATGCGCTGGATGAGCTTGGCAGCCTTTATCCTCGTACTTCCCTTCGGTTTGCATCAAACCCTCGAAGCCCCGCTATTCACGTCAGAGGCTCCCGTACATATCTGGTTGGAACTCGGTTTCGTGCTTATTTTCGCCACGATGATAGCTTACTTCCTAAACTTGAAAGCCCTGCTATACATTTCGCCCTTCGTGGAAAGCGTGTATATTTACCTCCTCCCCATCACCGGAGCCATCGTGTCAATATCGCTCGGCCTCCAGAAATTCTCATGGCACGACCCAATCGCCCTCGTATTAATCATTGCAGGATTCGCATTGATAAACAAAAAGAAAAAAGTGAAAGCTGTTATAAACAAATCTTGAAATCAAACTATAAAAACACTTTCATACTCTCTGATAAATCGGCAATAATACCCTTGTGTTTCTTCAGAAATTCACATATCTTCATCTTGGACTCGGGATTCTGTAATATTTCCGGGGATTCCAGCATCAAAGTCACCACATTTAGCAACTCGTTTGTCTCCTTGACACTTGTTGCCAACATCTGCATGAAAAACACTCTTTTCTCCTTATCCTCGAACAAAATTTCGAGCTCTCTCCGTAATTCCTCACCATCAATATTCGCCAATTTAACCTCACTCATCATTGTCTTATCTTTTTAAATTTCCAGATCTTACCACAATCAAAACACTTGTTTGCCGACCGGAATATCGGAAATAACGCCGACAACAAGAAATAAAGAATTACCATCGCCATTCCCGGCGTGTTTCTTTTACCGATATTCTCGGAACCACAGAACGGACAACAAGTCATATCCGTGGAATTATCTGCTCCCACGATCAAAATCTCCTCATCCGTTACCGAATTTTCGGGATTAATGTACCCGCCCTCTTTTAACAAAGCCACCCCCGATTCCAAATCCTCCGTGCGTACCATCAGTCTCACACCACCAATCGCCGTGGTATAGAAATTATTCACCTGTGCGGTAAACTCATCCGGTATCAAAGTCTCGATTCCAGCCGATTCCAAGTAAGACTTGATCATGTAAGCATCCTGCAAAAACGTAACTGTATGCACTACACTCCATTTACTCATACTCCATTCTCATTATATTTTGTATTCTCACTTTCCCCACAAATACCCGGACACAAGTTAGCATATTTTCGCTATATTTCCAAATATGCTGCAATAACATTCCATTTTATTCCAATAACAAGACCAATCAATGCAATATTGTCACACTTTTCCCTCCCTCTTTCTCTTCTTCCACAACTGCCAACTATTGATACTATTCTGCCACAAGACATAAGCGGCAGG
The window above is part of the Butyricimonas paravirosa genome. Proteins encoded here:
- a CDS encoding GNAT family N-acetyltransferase — protein: MEITHDKTRHMFEFTENGNSAVVEYKPFDGGINILHTFVPKPLQNKGYGAKLVKETLDYARENHLKVIITCPFARVYVARHKEYEDLL
- a CDS encoding trypsin-like peptidase domain-containing protein, whose protein sequence is MEQNIFNAVYKVNHAGGSGSCFYLKNYDLFVTNYHVVDGFREVALQDNDKNRFYARVVLVNPAKDIAFLKAEGDFSALPEIALSALDSVSIGQKINVAGYPFGMPFTVTEGTVSSPRQLINDSYYIQTDAAVNPGNSGGPMFNDRDELVAITASKITDADNMGFGIPVTALRELLEQIGDLDTSVYNVQCNSCDEFISDEEEYCPSCGDKLPSNVFQERSLTDLAVFCEEAIQAMGINPVLARVGYESWVFHKGSSEIRMFVYQRSYLFCTSPINVLPKKNLEPVLTYLLNAEVKPYQLGLDGNQIYLSYRIHISDIFSDFADEVQKNITNMAFKADELDNYLMDTFGCELSEYAKKDA
- a CDS encoding sensor histidine kinase encodes the protein MKYNIIIAILICVILFILYKYIQAKQIISDKKGEIKTSEALFNFILQHIKSYILVIDRNFIVEKTNYYAITDTEDSGQPKRVGELLNCVNSLNKGCGNGELCKTCPIRQAITEAFKTKKDFSNLETTVSLRLSDKKTFKCNVAVSGSYMNIHNRPEMLITIHDITELKQAQIRLQDALAKTERIEKSKFTFLEKLSNEINDQLNCILGWTNLVSTDKTLTPNQQNEYMNLIYEHSDQLSHLANDVLRLARIDAHKIDLQMATFCLHEFCQDIILLRMNNTHPNVELYLEGDSPNLLVYTDQQKLYQVILNLLSNAQKFTNKGHIKLAYSVDEEQNMINFIVEDTGLGMPPRIHTYLFERFYKANTFTDGPGLGLSICKAYIEAMGGTIQFTSSEGRGTRFHFSIRKEPIPAGDVALDMHK
- a CDS encoding sugar O-acetyltransferase, producing the protein MKTEKEKMLDGELYNAMDPVLYAERIRAKELLYDYNHTRPSEKEIRERILRELLGSTGDNFLIEQPFNCDYGYNIRVGENFYANVGCTILDVAPVTIGDNVMLAPNVNIYTAGHPLDAEIRNSGLEYAYPVNIGNNVWIGGNVTIVPGVTIGANTVIGAGSVVTKDIPANVVAVGNPCRVVRKITK
- a CDS encoding DMT family transporter, with the translated sequence METTQKPKEIIGHLMVLSTIVIYSFNTNFMKILMPEWIGPHGLVLIRCTVMAFGFWIISLFIPANKQQAKPKRKDILMMMLGGLLGIGGNLLLYINGLNITGPVDAFVIRTVQPIIVIALAVLILHADFNRYKAIGIVLGLAGTLYVSITPHAGAVKDSFTGDVLIFVASVFNALYLILIKPYTQKFNSVIVMRWMSLAAFILVLPFGLHQTLEAPLFTSEAPVHIWLELGFVLIFATMIAYFLNLKALLYISPFVESVYIYLLPITGAIVSISLGLQKFSWHDPIALVLIIAGFALINKKKKVKAVINKS
- a CDS encoding DUF2007 domain-containing protein — its product is MSKWSVVHTVTFLQDAYMIKSYLESAGIETLIPDEFTAQVNNFYTTAIGGVRLMVRTEDLESGVALLKEGGYINPENSVTDEEILIVGADNSTDMTCCPFCGSENIGKRNTPGMAMVILYFLLSALFPIFRSANKCFDCGKIWKFKKIRQ